One genomic window of Solanum stenotomum isolate F172 chromosome 9, ASM1918654v1, whole genome shotgun sequence includes the following:
- the LOC125877111 gene encoding protein disulfide isomerase-like 2-3, whose product MDRASVFPLLLIALHFIATANALYGPTSPVVQLTESNFKSKVLNSKGIVLVEFFAPWCGHCQALTPTWEKAATILKGVATVAALDADAHKSLAQEYGIRGFPTIKVFAPGKPPVDYQGAREAKPIAEYALQQIKALLKERIHGKATGGSSESSEPSASVELNSRNFDENVLKSKDLWIVEFFAPWCGHCKKLAPEWKKAAKNLQGKVKLGHVDCDAEKSLMSRYNVQGFPTILVFGADKESPAPYEGARTASAIESFGLEQLETNVAPPEVVELTSPDVMEEKCNSAAICFVSFLPDILDSKAEGRNKYLEMLLAVAEKFKRNPYSFVWVGAGKQPDLEKHVGVGGYGYPAMVALNVKKGVYAPLKSAFQRQPIIDFVKEAGLGGKGNLPLAATPSIVKNEPWDGKDGEIIEEDEFSLEELMGDDTPNKDEL is encoded by the exons atggaTCGAGCTTCGGTTTTCCCACTTTTGTTGATTGCTCTACACTTTATCGCTACTGCCAATGCGCTGTATGGACCTACATCCCCAGTTGTTCAGTTAACTGAATCCAACTTTAAGTCTAAg GTGCTAAATTCAAAAGGTATTGTTTTAGTTGAGTTCTTTGCACCTTGGTGTGGTCATTGTCAAGCTCTGACACCCACATGGGAAAAGGCAGCTACCATATTGAAAGGTGTTGCCACGGTTGCAGCTCTTGACGCTGATGCTCACAAATCCCTGGCGCAG GAATATGGAATCAGAGGATTTCCTACCATCAAGGTGTTTGCACCTGGAAAACCTCCTGTTGATTATCAAGGGGCACGTGAGGCTAAGCCAATTGCCGAATACGCATTGCAGCAG ATCAAAGCACTGCTGAAGGAGCGGATACACGGAAAAGCAACAGGAGGATCTTCTGAGAGTTCTGAGCCCAGTGCATCAGTAGAGTTGAATTCACGAAATTTTGATGAGAATGTTCTTAAGAGCAAAGATCTCTGGATTGTTGAGTTTTTCGCACCTTG GTGTGGGCACTGCAAAAAGCTTGCTCCTGAGTGGAAGAAAGCTGCTAAGAACCTTCAGGGTAAGGTGAAGCTGGGTCACGTAGACTGTGATGCGGAGAAG TCTTTGATGAGCAGGTACAATGTCCAAGGTTTCCCCACAATTTTGGTATTTGGTGCTGACAAGGAAAGCCCTGCCCCTTATGAAGGTGCAAGAACAGCTTCAGCCATCGAGTCCTTCGGATTAGAGCAGCTGGAAACAAATGTTGCACCTCCTGAAGTGGTTGAGTTGACTAGCCCA GATGTTATGGAAGAGAAATGCAATTCTGCTGCAATCTGCTTTGTTTCATTCCTGCCGGATATATTAGATTCCAAGGCAGAAGGAAGGAACAAATATCTAGAAATGTTGTTAGCTGTTGCAGAGAAGTTCAAGAGAAATCCCTACAG CTTTGTTTGGGTGGGTGCTGGTAAGCAACCAGATCTCGAAAAGCACGTTGGTGTTGGTGGTTATGGATATCCCGCTATGGTAGCTTTGAATGTTAAAAAAGGAGTATATGCACCTCTTAAGAGTGCATTCCAGCGTCAGCCAATAAT AGACTTTGTGAAAGAAGCTGGACTCGGTGGAAAAGGTAATCTTCCATTAGCTGCTACTCCTTCAATTGTAAAGAATGAACCATGGGATGGaaaagatggagaaatcatcGAAGAAGACGAGTTCTCCCTTGAAGAACTTATGGGAGATGACACACCTAACAAGGATGAGTTATAA